In one Chlamydia sp. BM-2023 genomic region, the following are encoded:
- a CDS encoding SpoIIE family protein phosphatase, whose translation MIPFTKTIGYRLWLACVAAIILPLGINIVLLNLRQYRTTVSSVAVAFKENAAFKVDTLMQIVPLNADVLALFSEVLDLDEGVPSVPNVELSNEMQRMFSSTYEEISLIKLLPNGEKIVVASSVPERLGENYQNKINIPATLPFSAQFKQSAENHDVFSVMQANIFDSDTHEILGVLYTTHNIEEFLKNLLVNTQPFFTVKTAILSKDGIILKSSDPALDLRAIYPNVTKKQFCDIFINVDDCPKEISLQPIQLTPLPIDEDFFSFKNKNQKVWSYLAKVPNMDISILSYGTKTDLLANFWKRAMVYSAYFSCVLLGSIVAYLVAKRLSLPIRKLATAMIQTRENIPDPYVDDSLGFEVNRLGHIFNAMVQSLAQQQTLAQKNYEIKENAQNALYLGEQAQQRLLPNTLPSYPHAELAKAYIPAITVGGDFFDAFIIGEGDNAKLFLIVADASGKGVYACGYSLFLKNMLRTFLSEKPSIKEAIEQTSLLFYQNTADSGMFVTLCVYSYSYKTGIVEFYSCGHNPACYLSPTGEVSLLAHRGMALGFLPNIPDLPTESFKPDPGSLIVLYSDGITEAHNKAFEMFGEERLKSIVKTLTGKSAEEAMHSLMLAVKTFVGNSHQHDDITLLILKISDS comes from the coding sequence ATGATCCCCTTTACAAAAACGATCGGTTACCGTTTATGGTTAGCGTGCGTAGCGGCAATTATCCTCCCGTTAGGGATTAACATTGTCCTACTTAACCTTAGGCAATACCGCACTACAGTTTCATCTGTTGCCGTAGCATTTAAAGAAAATGCTGCTTTTAAGGTGGATACCCTAATGCAAATAGTTCCCCTAAATGCCGATGTATTAGCGTTATTTTCTGAAGTTTTAGATCTTGATGAGGGAGTTCCCTCAGTTCCCAATGTTGAGCTTAGCAATGAGATGCAAAGAATGTTTAGCTCTACATATGAAGAAATCTCATTAATTAAACTTCTTCCTAACGGGGAAAAAATCGTTGTAGCCTCTAGCGTTCCTGAGCGCCTGGGAGAAAATTACCAAAATAAAATAAACATTCCTGCGACCTTACCATTTTCAGCACAATTTAAGCAGTCCGCTGAAAATCACGATGTTTTCTCAGTAATGCAAGCTAATATTTTTGATTCTGATACCCATGAGATTTTAGGAGTTCTTTATACCACTCATAACATAGAAGAATTCTTAAAAAACCTTCTTGTAAATACCCAGCCATTTTTCACTGTAAAAACAGCAATATTATCCAAAGATGGCATAATATTAAAATCTTCAGATCCCGCCCTAGATCTCCGTGCTATTTACCCCAATGTCACTAAAAAACAATTTTGTGACATTTTTATAAATGTGGATGACTGCCCTAAGGAAATTTCATTACAACCTATTCAGCTAACGCCATTACCTATAGATGAGGACTTCTTCTCATTTAAAAACAAAAATCAAAAAGTATGGAGCTACCTTGCAAAAGTTCCTAATATGGATATAAGCATACTCTCCTACGGCACAAAAACCGATCTCCTAGCGAACTTTTGGAAACGCGCTATGGTGTATTCTGCGTACTTTTCCTGTGTTTTGCTAGGAAGTATCGTTGCTTATCTCGTTGCAAAAAGGCTTTCCTTACCTATTCGCAAGCTCGCCACAGCAATGATACAAACTAGAGAAAATATTCCCGATCCTTATGTTGATGACTCCCTAGGATTTGAAGTAAACAGGTTGGGGCATATTTTTAATGCTATGGTACAAAGCTTAGCGCAACAGCAAACCCTAGCTCAGAAAAATTATGAAATAAAAGAAAATGCCCAAAATGCTTTGTATCTTGGAGAACAAGCGCAACAGCGTTTACTTCCCAATACACTTCCTAGTTACCCTCATGCAGAGCTAGCAAAAGCTTATATTCCTGCTATTACCGTAGGGGGAGACTTCTTTGATGCCTTTATCATTGGCGAAGGAGATAACGCTAAACTATTTCTCATTGTTGCTGATGCCTCTGGGAAAGGTGTTTATGCCTGCGGGTATTCCCTATTTTTGAAAAACATGCTCCGCACTTTCCTTTCGGAAAAGCCATCTATTAAAGAGGCTATAGAACAAACTTCCCTACTGTTTTACCAAAATACCGCTGATTCAGGAATGTTTGTTACCCTATGTGTATATAGCTATAGCTACAAAACAGGAATCGTAGAGTTTTACTCTTGTGGTCATAATCCTGCGTGTTATCTCTCCCCAACCGGAGAAGTATCTCTTCTTGCGCATCGCGGTATGGCTCTGGGATTCCTCCCTAACATTCCTGATCTCCCTACGGAAAGCTTTAAGCCTGATCCAGGCTCTCTTATTGTTCTATACTCTGATGGAATTACAGAAGCCCATAATAAAGCTTTTGAAATGTTTGGTGAAGAACGTTTAAAAAGCATCGTAAAAACCTTAACCGGGAAAAGCGCCGAAGAAGCCATGCACTCTTTAATGCTCGCTGTAAAAACTTTCGTAGGGAATAGCCATCAACATGATGATATCACCCTGCTGATTCTTAAAATATCGGACTCATGA
- a CDS encoding regulator of sigma subunit yields MKQNFTKRILLFLFLVIPIPLILNLVVLSLFSFSAAKNNLIGNLHTHASHFNLEFEKKLTIHKIFLKRLANTLALKAYSSSEDFYVQAYHEMFALSDTDFSLCLIPLVNGNIKTKNPHDPFIHYLKTHPELKKKLSMSSGKACLITVPSETSPNNYLVITEDIEIWNSPTNAGLLVGFYPMHFLQKDLFRSLHLADEDICLLNKYGEVLFSSNPLFSSEVFSLNIPDLPKITPRTHATSIEIAPKMLQEQNLISVKIKNKRYLGIVLNKIPIQGTYTLSVVPLSTLLKKAIRLPVNVIFFYALAFILMGWILTKINKRLNQPIQELTTCMEAAWRGNHNIRYEPRPYGYEINELGNIFNCTLLLLLNSREKAEIEDISGNKLQKELAILSSLQQTLLSPDFPDFPNITFISKHLQGAQLSGHFYGWKASTSDHSLIGVVGLAGDIGLPSYLYALSARSLFLAYANIFPSLEKIGTATYETFGKTTEGDEATVSMTFIRYLSTEASLELFSVGNTPPVVFLKRQETFSRLHPPVSQKIQSGDVLVCITGNNELTDYLMRLPIEELLKDPLAPLNSDNFVETLTEMLNKETQSQIDGTLSFLSFTNI; encoded by the coding sequence ATGAAACAAAATTTTACCAAACGCATTTTGCTTTTTCTTTTTTTGGTAATTCCGATTCCTTTGATTCTGAATTTAGTTGTGCTATCGCTATTTTCTTTTTCAGCAGCAAAAAATAATCTTATTGGTAATCTTCATACTCATGCATCACACTTTAACCTGGAATTTGAAAAGAAACTCACAATCCATAAAATCTTCCTTAAAAGATTAGCAAATACGCTAGCTCTCAAAGCCTACTCATCATCTGAAGATTTTTATGTTCAAGCGTATCATGAGATGTTTGCTTTATCCGATACGGATTTTTCTTTGTGTTTAATTCCTTTAGTTAATGGAAATATAAAAACCAAAAATCCCCATGATCCCTTTATCCATTATTTAAAAACTCATCCTGAGTTAAAAAAGAAGCTAAGCATGTCCTCAGGGAAAGCTTGCCTAATCACGGTCCCTTCTGAAACCTCTCCGAATAATTACCTTGTAATTACCGAAGATATCGAAATATGGAACTCCCCGACTAATGCGGGACTTCTTGTAGGTTTTTACCCTATGCATTTTTTGCAAAAGGACCTATTTCGATCCTTACATCTTGCTGATGAGGATATCTGCCTACTAAATAAATATGGAGAGGTGCTTTTCTCTTCCAACCCGTTATTCTCTTCTGAAGTATTTTCTCTAAACATTCCTGATCTTCCGAAAATCACTCCTCGAACACATGCAACATCTATAGAAATAGCTCCTAAGATGCTCCAGGAGCAAAATCTCATCAGCGTAAAAATTAAAAACAAACGCTATTTAGGAATCGTTTTAAATAAGATTCCTATTCAAGGGACCTACACACTTTCTGTTGTTCCTCTTTCTACGCTTCTTAAAAAAGCTATTCGCCTACCTGTAAACGTGATTTTCTTTTACGCACTAGCGTTTATTCTTATGGGATGGATACTTACAAAAATAAACAAACGATTAAACCAGCCTATTCAAGAGCTGACCACATGCATGGAAGCTGCATGGCGAGGAAACCATAACATACGCTATGAACCACGACCTTACGGATACGAAATCAATGAACTGGGAAACATCTTTAATTGCACTTTACTACTACTACTTAACTCTAGAGAAAAAGCAGAAATCGAAGACATCTCAGGAAATAAACTACAAAAAGAGCTGGCTATTCTCTCTTCTTTACAACAAACATTACTAAGCCCTGACTTTCCAGATTTTCCGAATATCACCTTTATTTCTAAGCACCTACAAGGTGCTCAGCTATCGGGACACTTCTATGGTTGGAAAGCGTCAACGTCAGATCATAGCTTGATAGGTGTTGTAGGACTCGCCGGAGATATAGGCCTGCCTTCTTATCTCTATGCTTTATCAGCACGCAGCTTATTTCTCGCCTACGCGAATATATTTCCCTCTTTAGAGAAAATAGGCACAGCTACATATGAAACCTTTGGGAAAACCACAGAAGGAGACGAAGCTACTGTCTCTATGACATTTATTCGGTATCTTTCTACAGAAGCCTCTTTAGAACTTTTCTCTGTAGGGAATACCCCTCCTGTTGTTTTCTTAAAACGACAGGAAACATTTTCTCGGCTACACCCTCCAGTGTCGCAAAAAATACAATCTGGGGATGTTCTCGTATGCATTACGGGAAATAACGAACTTACTGACTATCTTATGCGCTTACCCATTGAAGAACTTCTTAAAGATCCTTTAGCACCTCTAAATTCCGACAATTTTGTAGAAACCCTTACAGAAATGCTCAATAAAGAAACACAATCACAAATAGATGGAACTCTAAGTTTCCTCAGTTTTACTAACATCTAA
- the sdhB gene encoding succinate dehydrogenase iron-sulfur subunit, producing MDIPETFILKIYRGTPGKQYWESFELVLHPGENVISALMEIEKRPVNTLGETVNPVVWEQGCLEEVCGSCSLLVNGVPRQACTALIHEYITATGSREITLAPLTKFPLIRDLIVDRAVMFDNLQKIQGWIATNTEGETFGEKVSQEEQELMYALSMCMTCGCCTEACPQINDHNEFIGPAAISQARLFNTYPGDKQSTKRLKVLMGKKGIGGCGQAHNCVRVCPKKLPLTESISAMGREISKYSLKALFRAIFKRKKKNPKS from the coding sequence ATGGATATTCCTGAGACTTTTATATTGAAAATTTATCGGGGCACCCCTGGAAAACAATATTGGGAAAGTTTTGAGTTAGTGTTGCATCCTGGGGAGAATGTAATTAGCGCTCTTATGGAAATCGAAAAGCGTCCTGTAAATACTCTCGGAGAAACAGTAAATCCCGTTGTTTGGGAACAAGGATGCTTAGAAGAGGTTTGTGGTTCCTGTTCTTTATTAGTTAATGGTGTCCCTAGACAAGCGTGTACAGCTCTTATTCATGAGTACATTACAGCAACAGGATCGCGAGAGATTACTCTCGCTCCCTTAACAAAGTTCCCTTTGATTCGGGATCTTATTGTAGATCGTGCTGTTATGTTTGATAATTTACAGAAAATTCAAGGATGGATAGCTACCAATACCGAAGGGGAAACTTTCGGAGAGAAAGTGTCCCAAGAAGAACAAGAGCTTATGTATGCATTATCGATGTGTATGACGTGCGGATGTTGTACGGAAGCCTGTCCCCAAATTAATGATCATAATGAGTTTATTGGGCCAGCAGCTATTTCTCAAGCACGCTTGTTTAATACTTATCCTGGTGATAAGCAATCTACAAAACGCTTAAAAGTTCTTATGGGTAAAAAAGGAATAGGAGGTTGTGGTCAGGCTCATAACTGCGTTCGTGTATGCCCGAAAAAACTCCCATTAACAGAAAGTATTTCTGCTATGGGAAGAGAAATCTCTAAATATTCCTTAAAAGCTCTGTTTCGAGCTATTTTCAAAAGAAAGAAAAAGAATCCTAAGAGCTAA
- the sdhA gene encoding succinate dehydrogenase flavoprotein subunit — MEGQSSVIVVGGGLAGLSAAMKLADNGVRVDLVSLTKVKRSHSVCAQGGINAALNLKPEEEDSPYIHAYDTIKGGDFLGDQPPILEMCLAAPRIIRMLDNFGCPFNRTPNGNLDVRRFGGTLYHRTVFCGASTGQQLMYTLDEQVRRRESQGRISKYENHEFIRLITNSSGRACGIVLMNLFNNRLEVLKGDAVIFATGGPGVIFKMSTNSTFCTGAANGRLFLQGMAYANPEFIQIHPTAIPGIDKLRLISESVRGEGGRVWVPGDSSKTITFPDGSQRPCGNTGEPWYFLEDMYPAYGNLVSRDVGARAILQVCEAGLGIDGRMEVYLDVTHLPAATRHKLEVVLDIYRKFTGEDPDCEPMRIFPAVHYSMGGAWVDWPAADDPDRDSRFRQMTNIPGCFNCGESDFLYHGANRLGANSLLSCLFAGLVAGDEAARFISAFGSCQTTSTDFSDALQQEKEENALLLSRRGGENIFVLHEDIANVMVRNVTVKRNNKDLRETLDQLKVFRERLQRVSVHDSSQFANKTFHFVRQMGPMIELALAITKGALLRDEFRGSHYKEEFPKRDDEHWLKTTLASYAPEEPEITYAPVDTRHVQPTLRDYTKSSTGKIEFTNVPDNIRLPI; from the coding sequence ATGGAAGGACAGAGTAGTGTAATTGTAGTTGGTGGTGGATTAGCAGGATTGTCAGCAGCTATGAAATTGGCAGATAATGGTGTTCGTGTCGATTTAGTATCATTAACGAAAGTAAAAAGATCCCATTCTGTGTGTGCTCAAGGAGGAATAAATGCTGCTCTTAATCTTAAACCTGAAGAGGAAGACTCCCCCTATATACATGCTTACGATACAATAAAAGGCGGAGATTTTTTAGGAGATCAACCTCCTATTTTAGAAATGTGTTTAGCAGCACCTAGAATTATCAGAATGCTAGATAATTTCGGATGTCCTTTTAATCGTACTCCTAATGGGAATTTGGATGTTCGCAGGTTCGGAGGAACCCTATATCACCGTACGGTATTTTGCGGGGCTTCTACAGGTCAACAACTGATGTATACTTTAGACGAGCAAGTACGTCGTCGTGAAAGCCAAGGTAGAATTAGTAAATACGAAAATCATGAGTTCATACGATTGATTACCAACAGCTCTGGAAGAGCATGTGGAATCGTATTAATGAATTTATTTAATAATCGCTTAGAAGTTCTTAAAGGAGACGCTGTTATTTTCGCTACCGGAGGACCCGGAGTGATTTTCAAAATGTCTACAAATTCGACATTTTGCACAGGAGCTGCAAATGGACGATTATTTTTACAGGGAATGGCTTATGCTAATCCCGAGTTTATACAGATTCATCCTACAGCGATTCCTGGAATTGATAAGTTACGGCTAATTTCAGAATCTGTTCGTGGTGAAGGTGGCCGCGTGTGGGTTCCAGGGGACTCTTCAAAAACGATAACATTTCCAGATGGTTCTCAACGCCCTTGTGGGAATACAGGAGAACCCTGGTATTTCTTAGAAGATATGTATCCTGCCTATGGTAACCTAGTCAGTCGTGATGTAGGAGCTCGTGCTATCTTACAAGTTTGCGAAGCAGGATTAGGTATAGACGGACGTATGGAAGTCTATTTAGACGTTACCCACCTGCCTGCGGCTACACGACATAAGCTAGAGGTGGTTTTAGATATCTATAGGAAGTTTACAGGGGAAGATCCTGATTGCGAACCTATGAGAATTTTCCCTGCTGTGCATTATTCTATGGGGGGAGCTTGGGTAGATTGGCCTGCTGCTGATGATCCTGATCGTGATAGCCGCTTTCGTCAGATGACGAATATCCCCGGATGTTTTAACTGTGGGGAGTCAGATTTCCTTTATCATGGAGCAAATCGTTTAGGAGCAAATTCTCTATTATCATGTTTATTTGCAGGGCTTGTAGCTGGAGATGAAGCCGCGCGTTTTATTTCAGCATTTGGTTCTTGTCAGACAACATCAACAGATTTTTCAGACGCTCTTCAACAAGAAAAAGAAGAAAATGCTCTTTTACTTTCTAGACGTGGTGGAGAAAATATTTTTGTATTACACGAGGATATTGCGAATGTTATGGTTAGAAATGTCACCGTAAAGAGAAATAATAAGGATCTTAGGGAAACATTAGATCAACTAAAAGTCTTTAGAGAGAGATTACAGAGGGTTTCTGTGCACGATTCTTCACAATTTGCTAATAAAACGTTCCATTTTGTACGTCAGATGGGACCCATGATAGAATTGGCATTAGCAATTACTAAAGGGGCTCTTTTACGTGATGAATTTCGTGGTTCTCATTATAAAGAAGAATTTCCAAAACGTGATGATGAACATTGGTTAAAAACAACATTAGCATCTTATGCTCCCGAAGAGCCTGAGATTACCTACGCACCTGTAGATACCCGCCATGTGCAGCCTACATTACGAGATTATACAAAATCTTCCACAGGGAAAATAGAGTTTACGAATGTTCCTGACAACATTCGTTTGCCTATATAA